A DNA window from Allokutzneria albata contains the following coding sequences:
- a CDS encoding WhiB family transcriptional regulator: protein MNREWRDTAACRDLGSELFFDNARTDEAKAVCSTCPVLAACRTDQLAWEAESASRRYYTVGVFGGLSGPERNRIHYPRKEVA from the coding sequence ATGAACCGCGAATGGCGGGACACCGCCGCATGTCGCGATCTGGGCTCCGAACTGTTCTTCGACAACGCCCGCACCGACGAGGCCAAGGCCGTGTGCTCCACGTGCCCCGTGCTGGCCGCCTGCCGTACCGATCAGCTCGCCTGGGAAGCGGAGTCCGCGTCCCGCCGCTACTACACCGTGGGGGTCTTCGGAGGGCTGTCCGGGCCGGAACGCAACCGCATCCACTACCCGCGTAAGGAGGTGGCCTAG
- a CDS encoding FtsK/SpoIIIE domain-containing protein yields the protein MASKKTDRTTRTMGREFKAALWAARHPGFLAAPATVAASISEFGLTPAGYVAGGLALGSLAWYRAHPGSFDAYAAPILRAARRRWFEYVGPRWERLMDSCALYTEHRRTGATHYPRVLRVRAYSPSIDLIAVRLARGQIPEDFEAKASAMAHALGVQRIAVQHTRPGRITLIVQRNEPFTYVIPAPEMPSRVEDVDLSAVYVGENEYGDDWCEPIIGGHCLTAGATGSGKNSLAWAKLRSMAPLIRAGLVKLWVCDPKYLEFVTLQQITGPGRYANTPEAAFELLSRFVADMEEQQRRMQRAGLRSVKVSEEFPLNFLLFDELGSMVAYNPEYAREITGMLARALSMGRTTGHVIDAYVQEPSKDVVEVRDLFPRRICLRTTSPSHADMVLGADMRARGAIADEIPDLPETAGIGYRVEKRSRTPERVRAAYTSDADCAEFMDYMRTGQTLRIVA from the coding sequence ATGGCTAGCAAGAAGACCGACCGCACCACTCGCACCATGGGACGAGAGTTCAAGGCCGCGCTGTGGGCCGCCCGGCACCCCGGCTTCCTCGCCGCCCCTGCAACCGTCGCGGCCAGCATCTCTGAGTTCGGGCTGACCCCGGCTGGCTACGTCGCGGGTGGTCTCGCCCTGGGCTCCCTGGCCTGGTACCGGGCGCACCCCGGCAGCTTCGACGCCTACGCGGCTCCGATCCTGCGGGCCGCTCGCCGCCGGTGGTTTGAGTACGTCGGGCCTCGGTGGGAACGGCTGATGGACTCCTGCGCCCTCTACACCGAACACCGCCGCACCGGGGCCACCCACTACCCCCGGGTGCTGCGGGTCCGGGCCTACTCCCCCTCAATCGACCTGATCGCCGTCAGGCTGGCCAGGGGCCAGATCCCGGAGGACTTCGAGGCCAAGGCATCGGCAATGGCACACGCGCTCGGAGTTCAGCGGATCGCTGTACAGCACACGAGGCCCGGCCGGATCACGCTGATCGTCCAGCGGAACGAGCCGTTCACCTACGTCATCCCCGCCCCGGAGATGCCCTCCCGCGTGGAAGACGTGGACCTGAGCGCGGTCTACGTCGGCGAGAACGAATACGGCGACGACTGGTGTGAGCCGATCATCGGCGGACACTGCCTGACCGCTGGCGCGACCGGGTCGGGCAAGAACTCGTTGGCCTGGGCCAAGCTGCGGTCCATGGCCCCGCTGATCCGTGCGGGCCTGGTCAAGTTGTGGGTCTGCGACCCGAAGTACCTGGAGTTCGTGACGCTGCAACAGATCACGGGTCCGGGCCGCTACGCCAACACGCCCGAAGCGGCCTTCGAGCTGCTGTCCCGCTTCGTCGCGGACATGGAGGAACAGCAGCGGCGGATGCAGCGCGCCGGGCTCCGCTCGGTGAAGGTCAGCGAAGAGTTCCCGCTGAACTTCCTGCTCTTCGACGAACTCGGGTCGATGGTCGCCTACAACCCCGAGTACGCCCGGGAAATCACGGGCATGCTCGCGCGGGCGCTGTCGATGGGCCGCACCACCGGGCACGTCATCGATGCCTACGTGCAGGAGCCGTCCAAGGACGTCGTAGAGGTGCGGGACCTGTTCCCCCGCCGTATCTGTCTCCGCACCACGTCCCCGTCTCACGCGGACATGGTGTTGGGCGCGGACATGCGGGCACGTGGCGCGATCGCCGACGAGATCCCCGATCTTCCGGAGACGGCCGGTATCGGTTACCGCGTCGAGAAGCGCTCTCGCACCCCGGAGCGTGTCCGCGCGGCCTACACCTCGGATGCGGACTGCGCGGAATTCATGGACTACATGCGCACCGGTCAAACCTTGCGGATTGTGGCCTGA